The Bacillus sp. NEB1478 genome contains the following window.
TCCTCCCTCCAGATCAATTTGAAGAACGCATCATGGAACGGCTTAAAGGTAATAGCTTTGAGTTTTCCGAAACGGAAACAACCATTCTTGAACTAGAAGAAGCGAACATCTCGGACTACATCAAGAAAAAACAGCGTCAAATGGTTGAAATCTGGGATACGTGGGTCTTAGGTGAAGGATCTGAGGAGAAAACTTACAAGATTGGTGTTTTACATGCTGAACGTTACCATTCTGAACTTGGTAATGAAATCAATCGCGAAAACCCACATCTGGATCTAATCGTTATTCTTAACATTGCAAATAAGCGAATCGGATTACGTACGATACATGACGAAGTGGATTGCTCCATTTATGCAAAACAATATGGCGGTGGCGGACACCCTAAAGCATCTGGCGGAATGATAACTCCAGAAGCTTTTGAAAAATTTGTTGTCGCTGCTTTCAAAGAGCAAGCCCGCAGAATCGATCCACCGAAGAACGAACAAAACGTAAAAGAAAATCCGGATGGCAGTTTATATGTGAACAAATATCAAGATGTTTCAAAGATTTATTCTGAAGACGGCGAAACGTGGTTGATTACGCATAAAACACATCCAGTAGAAGAAAAATTTGATAGCTTCAAGGCGGCAGAAAATTATGTGAAACGCCACTTTGAAGGCTGGCTCATGCGTGATGATGAGGCAAGTAATCACTAATACTGAAAAACGCTCAGACACATTGGTCTGGGCGTTTTTAATTTTTCCTACTTTTATGTATTTTCACTTAAAATCAATAATCGAGATGTTTAATACTCTTTTGTTCTTTTTTTTCTTTTTGTTCTTTTGGTTCATTTATTCCCTTAATTGCATCAACTATCATGAATGTGCAGCCCGTAATCACCGCACATAAATATAATATCAGTACAGTAAGAATCACCTCACCATTTATTTCACCGAATAAGCCACCTACAGAAAAAAGCAAAATAATACCACCGAGAAAAACAAGCCATGCTGGACCGAAGTACTTCATTTTGTTCAAACTCCTATCATTAATGTCCTAAGTTTTAAAAAATCAATCACTTTACGATTCACTTCAGATGAACCTTTACCAATCCAGATCAGATGACCCCATGTATTTAAAATGTCTAGCTGTGCATTCGGAATATTTTCTTGAGCATATTTGGCATGCTTTATCGGAACGGCGGAATCATTTTTGCTATGCATGATTAGAACTGGTCTCTTAATGGCGTTTAGGTGTGAATGCTTTATTTGTTTTGTTTGTTTGATATCAATTAAAAATCCTGAGCCAGAACGCTGGCGATTATTCATTTTACGAAATGCATCAAGGTCATCATCGCTTATATGATTCCAAATTTCACTCCCTCTCATTTGACTAAATGAAGAGAGCATTTGCTTGAAGATAAATCTCGGAAACTGATTACTCATAAAACCAATCAGCTTCCACACATGTTTTTCGGTACTCGGACGAAATAACAAGTGAGCTGCCTTGTATTCTTTATCCCTTGGTGTAAGCCACTCTTTTGTAACTGCTGATTGAAGAACTAAACTTTTTACCCGCTCCGGATAAGAAGCTGCAAGGTGCAATCCGCTCGGCCCTCCAGCAGAAATCGCAATCACATGAACCTGATCAATACCTAATTGGTCCAATAATTTTATATATGCATTACTTGCCGTATCTAAGTCTTTTCCCCATTCTGAAGAAGTTTTTCCGTAACCCGGCCTCGATGGAGTGATTAACTGATAACCAGCTTCTATTAATTCTGCATAACCAAATTCCTCATAACAATTGGAATGGCCTCCATGGAAAATAAGGATAGGCGCGCCTTGCCCAACAATTGAATATTCAAGTATCTTACCTTCGATATATAAAAATTCTATATGTCTCACTTTACACCCGTACTTTCTGCATACTATTATCTTTATTTCGATATTTGTAAACAAATTCCTTTTTTGCTCTTAAACACAAAACGCCCGTGCAACATTCTGCACCGGGCGCTTTTTTATCATATAAGTTTTAATATCTTGGTGTTCTTTCACTGATCCGTTCTGTCAGGATATAACGGTACTGAGCGGTTCGGAATAGTTTGGCCTCAAGTGCGTATTTCGATTGGGGTAAAATCAGGTTTGCGGTGTTTTTAAAGTGGACGCTGCACGTGTCGGAGTCTACCGATTCAATACGCTGGACGTGAGATTGAGACAGCCAGATACATGATTCATTTTTGGGAGATTCTACGGGAAAAAAGAATATGCCAAGCTCGAGGTTAATCATTATAGGGGACAAACTAACATAACCCATGGAGCGGCGAACGGCTTCACGCCTGCCTTCATAACTGGAACCGAAAAACAAACAGCTTTCGTTGATGATTTTAATTGGACTAACTTCAATCCTTTCATTTTTTTCAGTTTCGAGCACTTCAGTATTTACATCGCCATACTCGTTATAAAAAGGTAAAAGGGCCATTGTGCTCGTATCAATTTCGTAGGAACTGAGAAGTACGTTTTTTTCCATTCATTCATCCTCCTTATTTTTCCTTGCGTTTTTACACAACCCTCCTTTCAAAATGAAAGAATCTAAATACTTTAATCATCCAATAGGTAAATTATACTGACTATTCTGACAATAATCTAGGTATTTTTA
Protein-coding sequences here:
- a CDS encoding oligoribonuclease, with translation MIHLFSHNDLDGKSCGYLAQLAFGDNCKISYCSHGTINDRVEQLLDNPKERKTEIIITDIAVNEDLMMRLDERSNAGGKVKLIDHHATALHFNGFDWGHVQVRYDDDRLTCATSLFYEYLVENGKLKQTGALQEYVELVRLYDTWEWFDEKIEAKRLNDLFFILPPDQFEERIMERLKGNSFEFSETETTILELEEANISDYIKKKQRQMVEIWDTWVLGEGSEEKTYKIGVLHAERYHSELGNEINRENPHLDLIVILNIANKRIGLRTIHDEVDCSIYAKQYGGGGHPKASGGMITPEAFEKFVVAAFKEQARRIDPPKNEQNVKENPDGSLYVNKYQDVSKIYSEDGETWLITHKTHPVEEKFDSFKAAENYVKRHFEGWLMRDDEASNH
- a CDS encoding alpha/beta hydrolase, which codes for MRHIEFLYIEGKILEYSIVGQGAPILIFHGGHSNCYEEFGYAELIEAGYQLITPSRPGYGKTSSEWGKDLDTASNAYIKLLDQLGIDQVHVIAISAGGPSGLHLAASYPERVKSLVLQSAVTKEWLTPRDKEYKAAHLLFRPSTEKHVWKLIGFMSNQFPRFIFKQMLSSFSQMRGSEIWNHISDDDLDAFRKMNNRQRSGSGFLIDIKQTKQIKHSHLNAIKRPVLIMHSKNDSAVPIKHAKYAQENIPNAQLDILNTWGHLIWIGKGSSEVNRKVIDFLKLRTLMIGV
- a CDS encoding competence protein ComK; translation: MEKNVLLSSYEIDTSTMALLPFYNEYGDVNTEVLETEKNERIEVSPIKIINESCLFFGSSYEGRREAVRRSMGYVSLSPIMINLELGIFFFPVESPKNESCIWLSQSHVQRIESVDSDTCSVHFKNTANLILPQSKYALEAKLFRTAQYRYILTERISERTPRY